TTTCCCTTTCATTTAAGTCAATCCGTCAGCCTGTCAATAATGATTTATTACACCCAATGAATAAAGCAAAATTATTACATATTAAATCATAATTTCAACAGTGAATAATACGTCAAACTTGATAATAAAAGAATCCCCTTCCACAGATGAATCTTGCTTCTAAATTACAGAACGCCACCTTATTGTTATTGATAGACTTTCTGGATCTGCAGGCCAATGTTGCATCCAAACCATAGCAGAGCACTTTAGTGTCACTTAGACTATCAGGACGTTCTGAtgagaaattaaaaaatgtaactccTCTAGGAAGTCCCACCAGCTGTGTTTCCTTTAACTTCTAATTTCTAGAATGATCCCACCGGTATGGTTGATACCATAATCATATAGTATAAAATATATCAAGCCCTTCATGATATTGATTGTTAAATAGCTTGAGATTGTATGTATTGTTTATATTGAATGCACCTGCAGGTTTGATTTAAATACAAGTGCAAACAGTTGTATGAAGCGCGGCACCATCATTTCTAAACCGCAGACATCTTTAGGATACATCTGATCCAGTTTTATACACAATACGTAATTGCATGCACTGAATAGTTCTCTAATCTAGACAGTTGCACAACTAAATAAAAGGTCCTTTGAGATGGAGCCCCATTCTTCTTGATGCCAGCTCCTTTCAGCACAAATCACTCAAAGCAAAATATCAGGGGTATTTCATGCCTTGAACCCACTCAAACTCAATGATATAAAACTTGACACACGTAGCATTAGTGTTTTAGAAAGTAGTTGCTCTGTTCTGCAATATCTAGTTCCTGCTAAGAAAATTCAATGGAACTGCAGAATTTTAATAAATCTGAGCCAGCCTTTTGGGATCGTTGATTCAAGtggatttaaatatttatatatatcagGTTCCAATGTGGCTATTAAAACATCATCATTGAACTCCAGCTTATCGGGTTTTTGAGTTTAGTTTTCCAGCCTAAAACCTTTTTATGTGGAAAACAAGGCAGGAAATGACCTTTTGTGATATGACTTTTTCTGCTGGTTATTCTatgacacacgcgcacacacacacacacacacggatatatatatatctacatgCACAAATACACCAAACGCTGCTTTCTTAATGTCCctgataaaaaacaaatgagaaatcaGTCAtgctatcattttttttattattgtgttCAATTATGTATGTCAGCTTCATtctcacctttttgttttttagtctTCCTTGCTTCCTCAGCATATTTCCGTTTTTCGTCCCCctgacaaccccccctcccgccccccctcctgctgtTCTCTCCTTAGTCAAACTCAGAGAAGTCCTCATGTGTTTTACCGCCATGACCTGATCAACCAGCTACAGCATAACCACGCTCTTGTCACCCTGGTGGCTGAGAACCTTTCTGCTTACATGGAGACCATGAGGCAGTTCTCCAAAGGTACGTAGTTGCAGTGCCGCGGTTATGTCGCATGCGTGCGTGCGGTCTGCAGTCTAACGGGTATGTGTGTGCTTTTACAGAAGAGCAGGCTGAGTTTGACCCTCAGACAGTCAGACCAGGAAGCCGCTACAGCCATGTGCAGGAAGTACAGGAGCGACTCAACTTCCTGAGGTACGTCATACCACGTTTTAATAGAAACTGCCTTAGTTATCAATCATATTCTGCATTAAAAGAGGCTTAACTTTGATCAGGATCAAATACCTCATCATGTGTTGGATCTGCTGCATTGTTTCTAGATCTTTTCAGTCACAGTCattgtaaaaaaacagcagctacACATTACATCTGCAGTCGCGTCCTTCATCTACTGAGCCACTCCATTAAAGTAGCTTGTTCAAGGACAAGCATGGGTAATTGGGGAGGAGCAAGTGGTACCCAGTGACTTCACCCCACCACCTACTATGATTCAAGTCTGGGAGAAACTAAATGACCGCCACAAGCATGCTTCTTTAACCTTCCAGCCACCAGTCCCTGTTATTGATTTCCCTCTTTATTTCAGGTTTTTGCTGAAAGACGGTCAGCTGTGGCTGTGTGCCCCTCAGGCAAAGCAGATCTGGAAGTGTTTGGCTGAGAACGCAGTGTTTCTCTGCGACAGAGAGGCCTGCTTCAAATGGTACGTTTTGATTTAAGGAATTccttacattttgaaaaagcagAATGCGTGTGTTTTTGAATGCTATATTTCCTTTTCCCCTGCCACCCAATAGGTACTCCAAGCTGATGGGCGATGAACCAGACCTGGACCCGGACATCAATAAAGACTTCTTTGAGAACAACGTTCTACAGTTGGACCCGTCTCTGCTGACGGAGAATGGCATGAAATGCTTCGAAAGGTTCTTCAAGGCTGTCAACTGCAGGGAGGGCAAGCTAGTGGCAAAGCGCAGGGCCTACATGATGGATGACCTGGAACTAATAGGCTTGGACTACCTCTGGcgggtgaggagagaaacaCTGCAATGGGCACACGCAGCCAGAGTTTACTCGGAGGGAAGCCGAATAGCGCAAAACATTTTTggcagtttgttttatttttgttgtatacTTTTTTATTAGCTTTTAAGAAACCCTTTGAAACCATCAAACTGAAAAAGCCATCTTAATTTAGTCACTTTGAGCACTATGTAAACCAATCTAAGTTTGCATGTCACAGAGAAGAAAAGCAATAGCCCTTGTTGGGAAACAAATTAGTGAGGATTAAGTTCTGACAGCATAACCAGGTACCGTGTGTGGTCCTGTTGTCCCCAAATAAAACTCAGTCAACGTAATTCCTTTCATTACCTAAGAAGATGGTATGTAGAACAACCTATTCCGAGAACACCTATCCGCCTAAATAAAGCCTTCCTCTGTCCCATAAAACATCTGAATTTGCTATGTTGCTTCTTACATTAGAAGGTTTGTGGCACTTAGTCGGGGTGATTAGGCATTTATTTCCAAAGACTTTGTCTTCATCCATTGTTGCTTGGTTTGAACCTCATTTGAAAGCAGTGGTTCACTACTACACACTTGTAGTCAAAGGACTTGACAATAAGGTATGAGTGGCACGgcatgtgtttttcttcccccGGACCCTTTCTGATTTGTCTGTTTGACATTCTTTCGCAAGAGATAAAACATCAATCCGGTAGTGCATTGCTCCGGGACTAATCTTGTAACAGGATACAATGCTGTCCCATAACCGCCTGGTGAAGAGCTAGTGCTGTTTGGAGCTCCGGAGCTAACGTTAAGAGATTCCATTAAATGGTGCTCATGCTCGATTCAGAAGGAGAACGCGTTCTCTGGAAGAACACTTAAACCAGAGGCCCGAGAAGCTCAATTCAGTTAGAAGCGGActtttcagacttttttttgaggggggagggggtgggtaTTATCATATGGGATACACTGTTTTATTCAACGTTCATGTTTTCATTGTTCAGTGAATAAAGTTCTCAAAAATGGTCAAAAACTTTCTGCTTGCAGAACATTTCGCATGCATGCAGACATGTTCGCATGCATGTCTGCTTATAACAAGGTAAACACTGCATAATTACCTCAATTTCCAGCTAATCCCCGTATATTCccatggaaagtttccaactttgaatattCACCGAATTTTGCCACCCTTGTCAGACCCGAGTTTTGGGATCCATTCCCCTCCCTGAGCCTTCGCCCTCCTTGAGTACGAGTGGACAATGAGCACTTCACTAAAGTGCTTCGTAGCGCCACGGACATGACTGCATGAGCGTGAAAGTCAAGTATGACGTATGAATTCATTCGTTCTAtattccctcctctctcccaggTGGTAATTCAGGGAAGCGATGACATCGCCAGCCGAGCCATAGACCTGCTGAAGGAGATCTACACCAACCTCGGACCAAAACTACAAGTCAATCAGGTAGATTGGTCGCTGTGTTTCAGTCGGAGCATACCTTTCTTCTGCTTAGGctattttgtttcttcatttttttttttccacatctgATTTGCTTCTTTCCAAATATAACTATTTAAAATCATTTGATGTGGTAAATTGTGTATCTTGAATGGTGTACCGGTTTCCTTTCAGGTTGAAATTCATGAAGATTTCATCCAGTCCTGTTTTGACCGTCTGAAGGCGTCCTACGACACGCTGTGTGTGTTGGATGGAGACAAAGACAGCATCAACTGCGCCCGTCAGGAGGCCATCCGCATGGTGCGAGTTCTCACTGTGCTCAAAGAGTACATCAATGAGTGTGACAGCGATTACCACGAGGAGAGGACTATACTTCCTATGTCAAGGTACAGCCACAAGATCAACCTGATGGATCACCCGGAGGTCCCTGTAATTCTCTATAAGTCTCTCATTGAAACACCTGTTTGTTTCTGCCAGTGACATTAGAAAAGGTGCCACGTCTTTGCTCTTTCAGCAAAACTTCAAGGTATCATGTtttccgttttttctttttttgcagagcCTTCCGAGGGAAGCATATCACATTGATCGTCCGCTTCCCCAACCAGGGGCGCCAGGTGGACGACTTGGACATCTGGTCACACACCAATGACACAATCGGTTCGGTCAGGCGGGGCATCCTCAATCGGATCAAAGCCAACGCAGCACACACAAAGATAGAGCTTTTCATCGGTGGGGAGGTTGTTGACCCAGCCGACGACAGGAAGCTGATTGGGCAGCTCAATTTGAAGGACAAAACGGTGAGACAGTTGCAAAAGCTCAAGCGGTTACATATTAATACCcaatagctttttttttaaacttttttaaaataagaattaaagaattaaattaaaaacgattaaatgtttctttttagaACAGAATTTacacaatattatttttttcatgtgtaGCTGATCACGGCCAAGCTGACGCAGGTGAGTGCCAACATGCCTTCAAGCCCGGACAGCTCATCTGACTCGTCCACTGGTTCCCCTGGTAACCACGGTAACCACTACAGCGATGGCCCTAACCCTGAGGTGGAGAGCTGTCTTCCTGGTGTGGTGAGTTAACGGCACACAGATACTGGAGTCTGCAACATTTAAGGAACCTTATTTGTTGAAGTATTCTTCCTTAAAATCCAGCCCCAGAAAATGCTGAAATCTGAAACGGCAGCTCGTTGAGCTTCTGCCCTGATGTCGAATCGTGTTTTGTGTTCCAACCCCTGTGTCAATAACACTGTGATCTATGACACTGCGGGTTGATCAGCAGGTGAACAGCATTACTGTTAACACGCCTCTGCCCTGTTTCACAGATCATGTCCCTGCATCTGCGCTACATCTCCTTCCTGTGGCAGGTGGCCGACCTGGGCTGCAACCTCAACATGCCGCTGCTCCGAGATGGAGCTCGAGTTCTCATGAAACTCATGCCCCCAGGTATACAGGAACCTGTGCTCTCCATATTGTCCAGCCAATTAAGGCGTGGAAATATTAAACGACTCACCCGGACGATCCTTATGTTCTGTCCTGTGTGCGCTCTAGATAATACCACGGTGGAGAATCTGCGAGCTGTGTGTCTGGACCACGCCAAGCTCGGGGAGAACAGCCTCAGTCCCTCGTTGGACTCTCGCTTCTTCGGCCCCTCACCCTCACAAGTGCTCTACCTCATCGAGGTGGGTCGCAGTTTGCTACTGCTTCACATGTGATAGATTATGTTCTCTTGACTGGCCTGTGAAGTAGCATAGAACCATTGTGGGCGGAATGGCGTTTTAACAGCAGGAGTAAAACTCCATTATGAATTATGCCAAGGTGACCAGGATATGCCACTGATCCGGTTTCGGTCCATGTCTGTTGATCTATAAAAATCCTCACACTCATCTTTGCCATGTTCCAGGTTGTTTATGCTTTGCTGATGCCAGCCAGTGCCACTCTGGGCGAGGACGCCAGTGACTTCCAGTACAACTTCTTAAAGAGTGGTGGACTGCCACTGGTGTTGAGCATGCTCACCAGGAACAACTTCCTCCCATCGGCAGACATGGAGACACGCCGTGGAGCTTACCTCAATGCGCTTAAGATCGCCAAGCTCCTGCTTACCGCCGTAGGCTTCGGGCATGTGAAGGCTGTGGCAGAGGCCTGCCAGCCCAACGCCGAGGGAAATATTCCTGTCTCACCGGTTAGGACACACACAATTCAATGCGTACCTGTGTGGTTCTTCATCTCCAACTCGTAATAATCTCTTTCCACGCTGCCATCTCCTTCCTTGCACTGTCAACAGATCAATCAGGCCACTCACGACCAGGCCCTGGTCCTCCAGAGTGCCCTGCAAAACATCCCTAATCCGGCCTCAGAATGCATGCTGCGCAATGTAGCCATCCGCCTGGCCCAGCAGATCTCTGATGAGGTCACAGAAAATGTAAGGAAATGGTTGGAGgtttgtaagaatagaatagcGGGAACTAGTGATAGTAATGCATTTTAGACAATAGTTTTTCATGGCACTATTGACAAAGAGATGACAATCTTATGGGACTACTTTTTTCACCAGAATTTCTTCCAGGCATCGAAGTACATCCCAGACATCTGTGTGATCCGAGCGGTACAGAAAATAGTGTGGGCATCAGGCTGTGGCACAGTGCAGCTCGTCTTCAGTTCAAATGAAGATATTAGCAAGATATACGAGAAGGTAAGTTCCCTTTGAATGTCGCTCCTTGTGAGGGTTTCagatctttgtttgtttgtagttCAGTTCTTTAAGCATAAGTAGCACATTAGAGGAGCAGTTGTGCACCACAGCGTTCCATAATAGATGCAGACAGTAAAAGCTTGCGGTACAACCAAGAGACAAAGTGCTCTTGCTGGGCTTTGTGGACTTTCAAGGGATAAGCAATGTCAAAAATACAACGCAGAGTATTTATTGTTCTTATTTCTCATCAGACCAATGCAGCTAAGGAGCCAGATGGGGAGGATGAGCAGGTGTGTTGCGAGGCCCTGGAGGTGATGACTCTGTGTTTTGCCCTCATGCCCACGGCTCTGGACACACTCAGCAAGGAGAAGGCTTGGCAGACCTTCATCATTGACCTGCTGCTACACTGCCACAGCAAGTAAGTACACCAGTCTGGCTTCCACGGCCAAAAGCAAAATTCCACTGACCTCCTCAACTCCAGCCGTTCATAGTTTTGATATTGTGATGTTGATAACTGTGTTCCACAGATCTGTGCGGCAAATGGCCCAGGAGCAGTTTTTCCTGATGGCGACTAGGTGCTGTATGGGTCATCGacccctcctcttctttatcACCCTCCTCTTCACCGTGCTGGGGGTGAGTGGCTATTGCCTCATCGATTGTCCGTGTTAATTGTTATAGTACATCACTCTAGTGTCAGAACGGTTAACTGCTCACAATACCCTAATTTTAAATTGCCCTGTGTCCAGAGTACAGCAAAGGAGCGAGCCAAACATGCTGGAGACTACTTCACTTTACTTAGACACCTTCTCAACTACGCctacaacagcaacatcaaccTGCCAAACGCTGAGGTGCTGCTCAACAACGAGATCGACTGGCTGAAGCGGATACGGGTAAAGCAGCCTGTTCATCGCTTTTTTCATCCCATGTGTTGTATTACGCACCGTATCAACGATGTAGCTCAGTGCGGCGGCAGATTTAATGGTACATGTCTCATGAACCAGGATGAGGTCAAGAGGACAGGGGAGACCGGTGTGGAGGAGACCATCCTGGAGGGTCACCTCGGGGTTACCAAAGAGCTTCTGGCCTTCCAGACACCAGAGAAGAAGTATTACATTGGCTGTGAGAAAGGAGGAGCTAATCTTATAAAGGTGAAACAAACCACACCTGAACATGTCATTACAGTTTCCTTTCTAATAACAGTACTCTGAGTaacgtttcctcctcctttatTAGGAGCTGATTGACGACTTCATCTTCCCGGCATCCAATGTCTACCTGCAGTACATGAAGAGTGGGGAGTTCCCCACGGAGCAGGCCATCCCAGTGTGCAGCACCCCTGCCTCCATCAACGCCGGCTTTGAGCTCCTGGTAGCACTGGCCGTCGGATGCGTCCGCAACCTCAAACAAATAGTCGACACCCTGACTGACATGTACTACTTGGGTATGTACACAGCGGTATGGCAGGTCCACTCGATGGATTGTAAACTACATCATGCATGAGGGTCTTGTCCCTTCTCCTTCCGCTCTCAGGCTGCGAGACGCTGACAGAATGGGAGTACCTGCCTCCGGTGGGGCCGCGGCCCAACAAAGGCTTCGTAGGTCTGAAGAACGCCGGAGCCACCTGCTACATGAACTCTGTCATTCAGCAGCTGTACATGATCCCTCCGATCCGCAACGGCATCCTGGCCATCGAGGGCACAGGCACCGATGTGGATGATGACATGTCGGGGGATGAAAAGCAGGAGAATGAGGTAAAGCATGGGGGGGTGGTGTTGTGCTTAATTTACCAATCCTGTCATCATTTTCCACATTACATTTGAGTCTTGTGTCCCTGTCCACACAATGGACATGCGGTGGAAAATAGTAATTAACATTTTTTCCTCTGTATGTTTGGTCTCTACAGAGTAACGTGGATCCTCGCGACGAGGTGTTCAGCTACCACCATCAGTTTGACGATAAACCCTCCAGTAAGTCGGAAGACAGAAAAGAGTACAACATTGGGGTACTTCGTCACCTGCAGGTCATCTTTGGACACCTGGCTGCGTCCAGACTTCAGTACTATGTCCCCAGGGGATTCTGGAAACAGTTCAGGTATTGCTCAGACACTCGGTAATGAATGTTCCTGCTTGGCAGTTGCCGGTGTCTTACCGTCTCATCTCCGTACCATCTGTCGTAGGTTATGGGGTGAGCCGGTGAACTTGCGGGAGCAGCACGACGCGCTGGAGTTCTTCAACTCTTTGGTGGACAGTCTGGACGAAGCCCTTAAAGCCCTGGGCCACCCCGCCATGCTGAGCAAGGTGCTGGGCGGGTCCTTTGCCGACCAGAAGATCTGTCAGGGATGCCCCCACAGGTGAGTGCGGTCCTCCCGTGCGCCGTCCCTAGAATAATAAAACTTGTGTTGTCACACTGCTAATGATGTTTTGCGTTGCCAGGTATGAGTGTGAGGAGTCGTTCACAACACTCAACGTGGATATTCGAAACCACCAGAACCTGCTGGACTCGATGGAGCAGTATGTCAAAGGAGATCTTCTTGAGGGAGCGAACGCCTACCACTGTGAAAAGTGCAATAAGAAGGTGAGAATGAAGCCCCCCCGATAGTTGAATGCAATAACGAAGTCCCATGGTATCACTTTAACTTTGACATGTTCTCTCTTGGCCAGGTGGACACGGTGAAGCGCCTGCTGATCAAGAAGCTGCCGCCCGTCCTGGCCATCCAGCTGAAGCGCTTCGACTACGACTGGGAGAGGGAGTGCGCCATCAAGTTCAACGACTACTTTGAGTTCCCCAGGGAGCTGGACATGGAGCCGTACACGGTAGCTGGTGTGGCAAAGCTCGAGGGCGACGACGTCAACCCGGAGAACCAGGTGATCCAACAGAACGAGCCCTCCGAGCCCACGCCGCCCGGCAGCTCCAAGTACCGCCTGGTTGGAGTGCTGGTCCACTCGGGCCAGGCCAGCGGCGGCCACTACTACTCCTACATAATCCAGAGGAACGGTGGGGACGGCGAGAAGAACCGCTGGTACAAGTTCGACGACGGCGACGTGACCGAGTGCAAGatggacgacgaggaggagatgaagaaccAGTGCTTCGGAGGGGAATACATGGGCGAGGTGTTCGACCATATGATGAAGAGAATGTCGTACCGGAGGCAGAAGCGCTGGTGGAACGCCTATATCCTGTTCTACGAGCGCATGGACTCACTGGACAAAGACAGCGAGCTGGTCAAATACATCTCTGAGTTGACCATCTCCTCCACCAAGCCTCACCAGGTCAAGATGCCCGGCGTCATCGAGTGCAGCGTCCGCAAGCAGAACGTCCAGTTCATGCACAACCGAATGCAATACAGCCTGGAATATTTCCAGTTCATTAAGAAACTTCTGACCTGTAACAGTGTCTATTTAAACCCTCCTCCAGGTAGGCTCCTATCCTCAGTGTGTGCTGCTGATTCATGAATCAGTGGATTATGTATTATTGTATATTCATTGACTAGGACAAAATGAATCTAGGTTAACATCAACCAAAACCAAAGGGTGGaatgttttggaaaatgtgTGGCTAGTTTCACTTTTGCTTTTCCATTTCACCAGGTAAGTTTTCTCACTGCAATTAAACACCTCTGAAAAAAGGTGTAGAAAACTTGTTACAAAGTACTCGTAAACAATATCAAGTAGGTTATCATAAGGAGCCGCACAAGTACTTGGTGTTAATGTCTGTTGCTTTAAGCTGGTTCAGCCCTTCGTGTGTTGCACATAACTCCTCATGACTCTGCATATCCACAAGGAGGAAGTCTGCTTCCTAGCTCCTCTTAGCAATATAGCAGCAGCCATTCTGATTGTATCCCTACACTTTGTCCTGCGTCTCTCAAATCTATTTCAAGTTCTGTAAATGTACAGCATCCCAGTAGAAATAATTGGTGGTCAGTAGCGTTTAGAACAGGCTTCCCAGAAATGCTCTGCctctttaaatgtattattaatagAGCCACCGCCCCGTAATGTTCCACAGGAAAATTCATTTTTGAGGGCAGTCACTAGTATATTTTTGTGTCCATTAAGGATAagtttgtgtggttttattttttattgcgtTTCAGCAGGAGCAAAGAAACATGAAAAagtattgatttgatttttagaCTATTATTCTTTTAGACGGTGAAAGTGtgatgataatatatatatatatatatataatatatatatatatatatatatatatatatatatatatataaatatatatatataatatatatatatcaaatctATCCTCTTAGTTCACTGGATTGAAGAAGGATTAATTCAGTGTCTTTTTACCACAGTGATGAGATCCATACGTTATTGCAGTCACAGTATTTGTGTTCTCCAGCACATCAGACTTTGATGGAAACAATGACTGGAGTAGACGTGCTGACAGCTTACATTTGAAAGAAGTTTACATCGCG
The window above is part of the Gasterosteus aculeatus chromosome 16, fGasAcu3.hap1.1, whole genome shotgun sequence genome. Proteins encoded here:
- the usp9 gene encoding ubiquitin carboxyl-terminal hydrolase 9X isoform X7 yields the protein MTATTRGSPVGGNDSQGQAPDAQSQPPLPQNQASSPNSSNENSPVSPPDEQGQGDGLPQPEEEEPAFPHTDLAKLDDMINRPRWVVPVLPKGELEVLLEAAIDLSKKGLDVKCEACQRFFRDGLTISFTKILTDEAVSGWKFEIHRCIINNTHRLVELCVAKLSQDWFPLLELLAMATNPHCKFHIYNGTRPSETVPAGAQMADDELFARPPDPRSPKGWLVDLINKFGTLNGFQMLHDRFMSGQALNVQIISALIKAFGQCYEFLTLHTVKKYFLPVIEMVPQFLENLTDEELKKEAKNEAKNDALSMIIKSLKNLASRVPGQEETVKNLEIFRLKMILRLLQISSFNGKMNALNEVNKVISSVSYYTHRHNPEEEEWLTAERMAEWIQQNHILSIVLRDSLHQPQYVEKLEKILRFVIKEKALTMQDLDNIWAAQAGKHEAIVKNVHDLLAKLAWDFSPEQLDHLFDCFKASWTNASKKQREKLLELIRRLAEDDKDGVMAHKVLNLLWNLAHSDDVPVDIMDQALSAHIKILDYSCSQVHDRDTQKIQWIDRFIEELRTNDKWVIPALKQIREICSLFGEAPQNLRKKMPINIQTNLVGQTQRSPHVFYRHDLINQLQHNHALVTLVAENLSAYMETMRQFSKEEQAEFDPQTVRPGSRYSHVQEVQERLNFLRFLLKDGQLWLCAPQAKQIWKCLAENAVFLCDREACFKWYSKLMGDEPDLDPDINKDFFENNVLQLDPSLLTENGMKCFERFFKAVNCREGKLVAKRRAYMMDDLELIGLDYLWRVVIQGSDDIASRAIDLLKEIYTNLGPKLQVNQVEIHEDFIQSCFDRLKASYDTLCVLDGDKDSINCARQEAIRMVRVLTVLKEYINECDSDYHEERTILPMSRAFRGKHITLIVRFPNQGRQVDDLDIWSHTNDTIGSVRRGILNRIKANAAHTKIELFIGGEVVDPADDRKLIGQLNLKDKTLITAKLTQVSANMPSSPDSSSDSSTGSPGNHGNHYSDGPNPEVESCLPGVIMSLHLRYISFLWQVADLGCNLNMPLLRDGARVLMKLMPPDNTTVENLRAVCLDHAKLGENSLSPSLDSRFFGPSPSQVLYLIEVVYALLMPASATLGEDASDFQYNFLKSGGLPLVLSMLTRNNFLPSADMETRRGAYLNALKIAKLLLTAVGFGHVKAVAEACQPNAEGNIPVSPINQATHDQALVLQSALQNIPNPASECMLRNVAIRLAQQISDEVTENASKYIPDICVIRAVQKIVWASGCGTVQLVFSSNEDISKIYEKTNAAKEPDGEDEQVCCEALEVMTLCFALMPTALDTLSKEKAWQTFIIDLLLHCHSKSVRQMAQEQFFLMATRCCMGHRPLLFFITLLFTVLGSTAKERAKHAGDYFTLLRHLLNYAYNSNINLPNAEVLLNNEIDWLKRIRDEVKRTGETGVEETILEGHLGVTKELLAFQTPEKKYYIGCEKGGANLIKELIDDFIFPASNVYLQYMKSGEFPTEQAIPVCSTPASINAGFELLVALAVGCVRNLKQIVDTLTDMYYLGCETLTEWEYLPPVGPRPNKGFVGLKNAGATCYMNSVIQQLYMIPPIRNGILAIEGTGTDVDDDMSGDEKQENESNVDPRDEVFSYHHQFDDKPSSKSEDRKEYNIGVLRHLQVIFGHLAASRLQYYVPRGFWKQFRLWGEPVNLREQHDALEFFNSLVDSLDEALKALGHPAMLSKVLGGSFADQKICQGCPHRYECEESFTTLNVDIRNHQNLLDSMEQYVKGDLLEGANAYHCEKCNKKVDTVKRLLIKKLPPVLAIQLKRFDYDWERECAIKFNDYFEFPRELDMEPYTVAGVAKLEGDDVNPENQVIQQNEPSEPTPPGSSKYRLVGVLVHSGQASGGHYYSYIIQRNGGDGEKNRWYKFDDGDVTECKMDDEEEMKNQCFGGEYMGEVFDHMMKRMSYRRQKRWWNAYILFYERMDSLDKDSELVKYISELTISSTKPHQVKMPGVIECSVRKQNVQFMHNRMQYSLEYFQFIKKLLTCNSVYLNPPPGQDHLLPEAEEIAMISAQLAARFLFSTGFHTKKVVRGPASDWYDALCILLRHSKNVRYWFAHKVLFAYPNRFSEYLLECPSAEVRGAFAKLIVFIAHFSLQDGPCPSPTASPGPSTQGCDNLSLSDHLLRAVLNLLRREVSEHGRHLQQYFNLFVMYANLGLAEKTQLLKLNVPATFMLVALDEGPGPPIKYQYAELGKLYTVVSQLVRCCDVSPRMQSSINGNPPLPNPYGDTNLTTPVMPVQQLVAEILFVRTSYVKKIIEDCSNSEETVKLLRFSCWENPQFSSTVLSELLWQVAYSYTYELRPYLDLLLQILLIEDSWQTHRIHNVLKGIPDDRDGLFDTIQRSKNHYQKRAYQCIKCMVALFSNCSVAYQILQSNGDLKRKWTWAVEWLGDELERRPYTGNPQYTYNNWSPPVQSNETSNGYFLERSHSARMTLAKACELCPEELKCTQGSPGKEPDEQEAPDDQDSSPPEDTSLYPHSPGTAQFQQNNHPHGQPYTGPAAQHMNNPQRPGPASAPTPGPSQTAPGPSPTPGPRAQENWESTEEVAPAPAPAPTPAPVPTTSTTPAPAQPKE